The DNA sequence AGAACAGATGTGTTGCTGTAGAATACCCAACTGTTCCTTTTGTTTTTTCTCAAGAGTATTTAGAGACCAATGAAGTAGAAtcccaagcttctccaaaccatGGTAGCTCTCCGGCAAATGATGCCCTGTCCTCTGAGGAGAAGCTGAGGCGCGTGTCCTcggacgacgccacctctgaagctgcgaccggcccgtctggcgacgacgccacctctgaagctgcgaccggcccgtctggcgacgacgccacctctgaagctgcgaccggcccgtctggcgacgacgccacctctgaagcggcgaccggcccgtctggcgacgacgccacctctgaagccgcgaccggcccgtctggcgacgacgccacctctgaagctgcgaccggcccgtctggcgacgacgccacctctgaagctgcgaccggcccgtctggcgacgacgccacctctgaagctgcgaccggcccgtctggcgacgacgccacctctgaagctgcgaccggcccgtctggcgacgacgccacctctgaagctgcgaccggcccgtctggcgacgacgccacctctgaagctgcgaccggcccgtctggcgacgacgccacctctgaagctgcgaccggcccgtctggcgacgacgccacctctgaagctgcgaccggcccgtctggcgacgacgccacctctgaagctgcgaccggcccgtccggcgacgacgccacctctgaagctgcgaccggcccgtccggcgacgacgccacctctgaagctgcgaccggcccgtccggcgacgacgccgcctctgaagctgcgaccggcccgtccggcgacgacgccgcctctgaagctgcgaccggcccgtccggcgacgacgccGCCTtcgaagctgcgaccggcccgtccggcgacgacgccaTGGATACTTGACGTGGGACATGCAAGAGTTCATGGGTACTCTAGTCCAGTGTGTAACTGCATTTGCTTGTTTTGGCTCAATTAAACATTAACTGTAATACTTGTGTCCTCTGTATTGTTTTGGTGGTTCCTACTTGGAGTTGAGGTGTATGACCTGACTTGAGTAACTGGGGTGATGGCAACATTTATTTTGCATTATATCCATGCGCCAGCAATATTACTCAGACCCCTGTTTTAAATTACCAATTGACTTAAGCTACATGTGCTCAGTGTTGGTCCATTTATGCTAGTAGCATCACATGATACCTCAACAGCATTTTGAtgccatttccggtcacaacttgcagacttgtttacgtgttgcggTGTTTTGTTGCCTACTTTGCTAcatgacaactttacggtttttactttttccCTCAATTTTTTCACTTGTGTCAgggttgcgtcaattcgaatctggtatcaggataaatatgacaatgaggcttttttttattagctaagcaataagtggtaaatgcaattttcgtatatatgggctctctgtcccacctcgcagggcaaaacagaactgacttgttcctgacaaagatatttaatatactctgacagtagttcctgcttccgagccggcctgtcagagtagagactgggtgTGGTTTAGGCTGGGTGAGTCTAAACCACACCatcgttgattgttggcgcaGAGGCTGGTCCCAGCCCCTTAAGCGCTTCAGCGGTCAGTCGTTGTAGCTGTGTAGAATATGcaggcacctggctcctgttatctaacaaaagactgttctcgcaacactacgttctgaatgtgccccccccaactcattgcacagttctgtatttttccatcatgagaaaggcccatggccctgaaactgttaacaatggttcaagtcagctatgttgcataacacatacatacatccacacaagccaacagcagataatattaaatcacatatggtaacgggctatagtgcataacacagaatcctcatactccggacgctttatctggacatggttcgtcaggacctccaacagccgaagctaagtagtaacattaacatgatgccttctaattgcagtcgctgtactcatacaggagaacgatcgccttacggtgaggatagctgtgctacaagcccagcttcagacagcAAGGGTCATTTCAGtttaggaaaggatgaaacagcgtctgtgccaccagtaagtacagatggtaacgttagtataaatcccctcgcacggtccccgcagccggacaactttctcacggtttctggagggaaatgctgtaggaatgctcaaccggtgtcgctcattcagccgacaaactttcaaccggttttccccattaagcagcgagtcggagtcaaaggccgagccttctcttgtctctactcctcccgttacggggtcagaGACggcgaagcttcccaccattagctctgacaaattgaaaactctagtcattggcgactccattacccgcagtattagacttaaaacgaatcatccagcgatcatacactgtttaccagggggcagggcaaccgacgttaaggctaatctgaagatggtgctggctaaagctaaaactggcgagtatagagatattgttatccacgtcggcaccaacgatgttaggatgaaacagtcagagatcaccaccaacatagcttcagcgtgtaaatcagctagaaagatgtgtcggcat is a window from the Oncorhynchus clarkii lewisi isolate Uvic-CL-2024 unplaced genomic scaffold, UVic_Ocla_1.0 unplaced_contig_13581_pilon_pilon, whole genome shotgun sequence genome containing:
- the LOC139401564 gene encoding polysialoglycoprotein-like; its protein translation is MGGVRELLLVVMTLGVVKVSCYPVGKSQKQDQVSLQRRLGELSSNDVSIVHALALLRSIGSDAKQAREEYLETNEVESQASPNHGSSPANDALSSEEKLRRVSSDDATSEAATGPSGDDATSEAATGPSGDDATSEAATGPSGDDATSEAATGPSGDDATSEAATGPSGDDATSEAATGPSGDDATSEAATGPSGDDATSEAATGPSGDDATSEAATGPSGDDATSEAATGPSGDDATSEAATGPSGDDATSEAATGPSGDDATSEAATGPSGDDATSEAATGPSGDDATSEAATGPSGDDATSEAATGPSGDDAASEAATGPSGDDAASEAATGPSGDDAAFEAATGPSGDDAMDT